A portion of the Citrobacter rodentium NBRC 105723 = DSM 16636 genome contains these proteins:
- a CDS encoding OBAP family protein, translating into MKKAILTAFCVVQLTACGANNTPPNTPLPGKETSAGLRTLETGAQVIQSRPPIDAISAYLDGFHFYNGDKNGQMEAHHYVTVLNEEVMQAVIYDGNTKDARLMGVEYIISERLFNALPPEEKKLWHSHQYEVKSGSLVAPGLPAVADKALMSKIVNTYGKTWHTWHTDRDKTLPLGIPALMMGFTGEGQLDPALLADRDRRLGIDTSEVKQQRQDIQARPVLAGANAWEKGGVVQLKRVSGAGEHAHGATQFFGKAEQTTSQP; encoded by the coding sequence GTGAAGAAGGCGATCTTAACCGCGTTTTGCGTTGTACAACTGACGGCATGCGGGGCGAACAACACCCCGCCGAATACGCCGCTGCCAGGTAAAGAAACGTCGGCGGGACTGCGTACTCTGGAGACAGGCGCGCAGGTGATCCAGTCGCGCCCGCCCATTGACGCCATCAGCGCCTATCTCGATGGCTTTCACTTTTATAACGGCGATAAAAACGGGCAGATGGAGGCGCATCATTACGTCACCGTTCTGAATGAAGAGGTGATGCAGGCGGTAATCTATGACGGTAATACCAAAGACGCTCGTCTGATGGGCGTGGAGTATATCATCAGCGAACGCCTGTTTAACGCGCTGCCGCCAGAGGAGAAAAAACTCTGGCACAGTCATCAGTATGAGGTGAAGTCGGGCAGTCTGGTGGCGCCGGGACTACCGGCGGTCGCGGACAAGGCGCTGATGAGCAAAATTGTCAATACCTACGGAAAGACCTGGCATACCTGGCATACCGACCGCGACAAAACCTTGCCGCTTGGCATACCGGCGTTGATGATGGGCTTTACCGGAGAAGGGCAGCTTGATCCTGCGCTGCTGGCCGACCGCGACCGTCGACTGGGTATCGATACCAGTGAGGTTAAACAACAGCGCCAGGATATTCAGGCGCGGCCTGTACTGGCGGGGGCAAACGCATGGGAAAAAGGTGGTGTTGTACAACTTAAGCGAGTGAGCGGCGCCGGGGAACATGCACATGGCGCAACACAATTCTTTGGCAAAGCGGAGCAAACGACCTCACAACCTTAA
- the glgX gene encoding glycogen debranching protein GlgX has protein sequence MSNGKAFEIRAGHCHQLGANYDGKGVNFALFSAHAERVELCLYDAGGEHEIARLTLPEFTHEIWHGYVPDLEPGALYGYRVYGPFDPENGHRFNPHKLLIDPYARELVGDIQWNEAHFAYELDHEDKDLSFDTRDSAPFTPKCRVVDPNAFDWQDNHRPDIPWPNAIVYETHVKGFTFLNPAIPDELRGTFEGMGHSASVEYIKSLGITSVELLPVHWFPDDQHLLDKGLKNFWGYNTLGFFAPATRYYGPRGIQGFRDMVRAFHDAGIEVILDVVYNHTAEGNELGPTLSFKGIDNFSYYRTLPDQHRYYINDTGTGNTVNTSHPRVLQMVMDSLRYWAESMHIDGFRFDLGTILGREPEGFDQRGGFFDAIMQDPVLSKLKLIGEPWDIGPGGYQVGGFPPGWGEWNDKYRDTVREYWKGDNVSTDFAARLLGSGDLYDLRGRRPWASVNFVTAHDGFTLNDLVSYNEKHNEANGEDNNDGHNDNRSYNYGVEGPTDDEAIIATRERQKRNFLATLLFSHGTPMLLAGDEFGRSQGGNNNGYCQDSEISWVHWENLPESAQALREFTRHLIQLRKAQPLLRRENWRDGMVIQWYNAGGGLQQPEQWDEGSTLGVYIGRPDLETEEGIWHDVLLLLNPFEGSVPFSIPETGEGGWVLELSTAGDEGQGTVIETETDFELAGRSFALFRRP, from the coding sequence ATGTCTAATGGCAAAGCTTTCGAAATCAGAGCAGGGCACTGTCACCAGTTAGGGGCGAACTATGACGGCAAAGGGGTCAACTTTGCCCTTTTTTCCGCCCACGCCGAACGCGTCGAACTCTGCCTGTACGATGCGGGCGGGGAACATGAAATCGCCCGTCTGACCTTACCGGAGTTTACCCATGAGATCTGGCATGGCTATGTGCCGGATCTTGAACCGGGCGCGCTCTATGGCTACCGGGTTTACGGCCCTTTTGACCCGGAAAACGGCCATCGTTTTAATCCACATAAGCTATTAATCGACCCCTACGCCAGAGAACTGGTGGGCGATATTCAGTGGAACGAAGCGCACTTCGCTTATGAACTGGATCATGAAGACAAAGATCTCAGCTTCGACACCCGCGACAGCGCCCCGTTTACGCCGAAATGCCGGGTGGTCGATCCCAACGCCTTTGACTGGCAGGATAACCATCGTCCTGATATTCCCTGGCCCAATGCCATCGTGTATGAAACGCACGTTAAAGGCTTTACCTTCCTGAATCCCGCTATTCCTGACGAACTGCGCGGCACCTTCGAAGGGATGGGGCATTCCGCCAGCGTGGAGTACATTAAAAGTCTCGGCATCACTTCCGTTGAGTTGCTGCCGGTACACTGGTTCCCGGACGACCAGCATTTGCTCGATAAGGGGCTGAAAAACTTCTGGGGCTATAACACGCTGGGCTTTTTCGCCCCCGCGACGCGCTATTATGGACCGCGCGGCATTCAGGGCTTTCGCGATATGGTGCGCGCGTTTCACGATGCGGGTATCGAAGTCATTCTTGACGTGGTTTATAACCATACGGCGGAAGGGAATGAGCTGGGACCCACTCTGTCGTTCAAGGGGATCGACAACTTCTCCTATTACCGGACGCTGCCCGACCAGCATCGCTATTACATCAACGATACCGGGACCGGTAATACGGTAAACACCTCACACCCGCGGGTGCTGCAAATGGTGATGGATTCTTTGCGCTACTGGGCGGAGTCGATGCATATCGACGGCTTCCGCTTTGATTTGGGAACTATCCTCGGGCGTGAGCCGGAAGGATTTGACCAGCGCGGCGGCTTCTTTGACGCAATAATGCAGGACCCGGTGCTGTCGAAACTGAAGCTGATTGGCGAACCGTGGGACATCGGTCCGGGAGGGTATCAGGTTGGCGGTTTCCCGCCCGGCTGGGGAGAGTGGAACGACAAATACCGCGACACGGTGCGCGAGTACTGGAAGGGCGATAATGTTTCGACCGATTTTGCCGCGCGCTTGTTGGGATCTGGCGATCTCTACGACCTGCGCGGACGCCGACCGTGGGCAAGCGTCAATTTTGTGACCGCGCATGACGGCTTTACCCTGAACGACCTGGTCTCCTATAACGAAAAGCACAACGAGGCGAATGGCGAAGATAACAACGACGGTCATAACGATAACCGATCGTACAATTATGGCGTGGAAGGCCCTACCGACGACGAAGCCATTATCGCCACGCGCGAGCGTCAGAAGCGTAATTTCCTCGCCACGCTGTTATTCTCCCACGGCACCCCGATGCTGCTGGCAGGCGATGAATTTGGCCGCAGCCAGGGCGGGAATAATAACGGTTACTGTCAGGACAGCGAGATCTCCTGGGTTCACTGGGAGAATTTACCGGAATCCGCCCAGGCGCTGCGAGAATTTACCCGTCATCTTATTCAACTGAGAAAAGCACAGCCGTTGCTACGGCGTGAGAACTGGCGGGACGGGATGGTGATCCAGTGGTACAACGCCGGCGGCGGGCTGCAACAGCCAGAGCAGTGGGACGAAGGCTCCACTCTCGGGGTATATATCGGGCGTCCCGATCTCGAAACTGAAGAGGGGATCTGGCACGACGTTTTGCTGTTGCTCAATCCGTTTGAAGGCAGCGTCCCCTTCAGCATCCCTGAAACGGGCGAAGGCGGATGGGTGCTTGAACTCTCCACCGCCGGAGACGAGGGGCAGGGCACGGTCATTGAAACCGAAACCGATTTTGAACTCGCCGGGCGTAGTTTCGCCTTATTCCGGAGGCCATAA
- the treY gene encoding malto-oligosyltrehalose synthase has translation MTVPLSTYRIQFRNGMTFDKATQLVPYLRQLGITHLYASPIFTATTGSTHGYDITDCNEIDPAIGGRQGFDRMVAAIHAAGMGLILDVVPNHMASSLENRWWRDVIEHGEKSAYARHFDIDWSQRLTLPFLGDTFEKVLEQGEIAVRPDPETGKPTLAYFDNFYPLDPECWQDRQAEVLTITDKQAIARLHDQQPWRLTSWREAAENLSYRRFFEVTGLVGVRVEDDAVFDDTHRLILELVQCGAVDGLRVDHIDGLADPLAYLRRLRRKAGENCYITVEKILARGENLPAEWPISGTTGYEFIAALAEVLVDDRALADLRQVWQQAVGQQVDMRAELRKARVLMVERNFAGEFSRLLKLAMRLAHDQEVSLTEAQLREALREVLIAFPVYRTYGDAQGFTTADRELLRRVTARLSASEYAPDGEALEFITRLLTGADAGCLSETATAFRTRFQQLTGPLMAKSVEDTLFFRQNMDLALNEVGAEPVQRTFSLTRFHQEMLERRRLQPDALSSTSTHDTKRGEDARARLYTLTEAPHCWAEHVARWRQMNQTHVKFLNDGTAPKSADTWMLYQALAGVWPTGFTPDDAEGLNALESRFLEFVEKALREAKLRTDWVDTNEAYETAVLDYARHMLSPDNTLFLKDFHAALQPFIRAGLVNSLTQTLIKLTAPGVPDIYQGSEALNFSLVDPDNRRLPDFSQLARQLEQADSQVFSEERCWLSGQVNQYVTATLLRLRQQLPALFRKGDYLPLEATGENAENVIAFARTDDENALLVVAPRWLFSRLKASLCATDMAIRAQTQIILPARLADRQYQDVFNQQTVTVGSTLYLDRLPGHPLIGVLREVSSEHSDASRENA, from the coding sequence ATGACTGTCCCTTTATCCACTTATCGCATTCAGTTTCGCAACGGAATGACCTTCGATAAAGCCACGCAGCTCGTTCCCTATCTCAGACAGCTTGGCATCACCCATCTGTACGCTTCGCCCATTTTTACGGCGACGACGGGATCGACCCACGGTTATGACATTACCGACTGTAATGAGATCGATCCGGCAATTGGCGGACGGCAGGGCTTCGACCGTATGGTAGCTGCGATCCATGCGGCGGGGATGGGGCTGATCCTCGATGTTGTGCCTAATCATATGGCCAGCTCGCTGGAAAACCGATGGTGGCGGGATGTCATTGAGCACGGCGAGAAAAGCGCTTACGCCAGACATTTTGATATCGACTGGTCACAGCGGCTGACGCTGCCGTTTCTCGGCGACACGTTTGAAAAGGTGCTGGAGCAGGGGGAGATTGCTGTCCGGCCCGACCCCGAAACGGGGAAACCGACGCTGGCGTATTTTGATAATTTTTATCCGCTGGACCCTGAGTGCTGGCAGGATCGGCAGGCGGAAGTGCTGACCATCACCGATAAACAGGCTATTGCCCGGTTACACGATCAACAGCCCTGGCGCTTAACCTCCTGGCGCGAGGCGGCAGAAAATCTCTCTTACCGACGCTTTTTTGAAGTGACCGGGCTGGTTGGCGTTCGCGTTGAAGATGACGCGGTATTTGATGATACCCATCGGCTGATTCTGGAACTGGTTCAGTGCGGCGCGGTAGACGGCTTACGCGTCGATCATATTGACGGGCTTGCCGATCCGCTGGCCTATCTCCGGCGTTTACGCCGCAAGGCGGGCGAGAACTGCTATATCACCGTCGAAAAAATTCTTGCCCGCGGAGAAAATCTGCCGGCGGAGTGGCCGATCTCCGGGACGACGGGCTATGAATTTATCGCCGCCCTGGCCGAAGTGCTGGTGGATGATCGGGCGCTTGCCGATCTGCGCCAGGTCTGGCAGCAGGCCGTCGGCCAGCAGGTGGATATGCGGGCGGAGCTGCGTAAAGCCCGCGTGCTGATGGTTGAGCGTAATTTTGCCGGCGAGTTTAGCCGTCTGCTGAAGCTGGCGATGCGGCTGGCGCACGACCAGGAGGTTTCGCTGACGGAGGCGCAGCTTCGCGAGGCGCTGCGTGAAGTGCTGATTGCGTTTCCGGTCTATCGTACCTATGGCGATGCGCAGGGCTTCACGACCGCTGACCGCGAACTGCTGCGGCGCGTTACCGCCCGTCTGAGCGCCAGCGAATACGCACCGGATGGGGAGGCGCTTGAGTTTATCACCCGTCTGCTGACCGGCGCCGATGCTGGTTGCCTCAGTGAAACCGCCACGGCGTTCCGTACCCGTTTTCAGCAGCTCACCGGACCGCTGATGGCGAAATCGGTTGAGGATACGCTGTTTTTCCGCCAGAACATGGATCTTGCGCTTAATGAAGTGGGGGCCGAACCGGTGCAGCGCACCTTTTCGCTGACGCGCTTCCACCAGGAGATGCTGGAGCGGCGACGTCTACAGCCCGATGCGCTTTCCAGCACCTCAACCCACGACACCAAGCGCGGCGAAGATGCCCGCGCCAGGCTCTATACGCTCACCGAAGCGCCCCATTGCTGGGCCGAACACGTTGCCCGCTGGCGACAGATGAATCAGACGCACGTTAAGTTTCTCAACGACGGCACCGCGCCAAAATCCGCCGATACCTGGATGTTATACCAGGCGCTGGCGGGGGTCTGGCCGACCGGATTCACGCCTGACGATGCTGAAGGTCTGAATGCGCTGGAATCGCGTTTTCTTGAGTTTGTCGAAAAAGCCCTGCGTGAAGCCAAGCTGCGCACCGACTGGGTCGATACCAATGAAGCGTACGAAACGGCGGTGCTGGACTACGCGCGTCATATGCTGTCGCCGGACAATACACTGTTTCTGAAGGACTTCCACGCGGCGTTACAGCCTTTCATCCGCGCCGGGCTGGTCAACAGCCTGACCCAGACGCTGATCAAACTGACCGCCCCCGGCGTGCCGGATATCTATCAGGGCAGCGAGGCGCTGAACTTCAGTCTTGTCGACCCGGACAACCGCCGCCTGCCGGATTTCAGCCAGCTGGCCCGTCAACTTGAACAAGCCGACAGCCAGGTATTCAGTGAGGAAAGATGCTGGCTGAGCGGCCAGGTGAATCAGTACGTCACCGCCACGCTGTTACGTTTACGCCAGCAGCTTCCCGCGCTGTTCCGTAAAGGCGATTATCTGCCGCTGGAAGCCACGGGAGAGAACGCGGAAAACGTTATCGCTTTTGCCCGGACGGATGATGAAAACGCGCTGCTGGTGGTGGCGCCGCGCTGGCTCTTCAGCCGTCTGAAGGCATCGCTGTGCGCGACGGACATGGCTATCCGCGCGCAAACGCAGATTATCTTGCCCGCCCGGCTGGCGGATCGCCAGTATCAGGACGTCTTTAACCAGCAGACGGTGACGGTTGGCTCCACGCTTTATCTTGACCGTTTACCCGGTCATCCGCTGATTGGCGTTTTACGCGAAGTTTCTTCTGAACATTCAGACGCATCAAGGGAGAATGCATAA
- the treZ gene encoding malto-oligosyltrehalose trehalohydrolase: MSSKSFIKSWGSEFVAADVVRFRVWATNQEQVFVRIHDVNHEMTASGDGWFEAQIPGVHAGTPYQFVLADGTAIPDPASRAQVHDVNGPSLVVNPDAFHWRNADWQGCRWEEAVFYELHIGTFTPEGTLQAAIAKLPYLAELGITIIELMPVSQFGGNRGWGYDGTLLYAPHSAYGSPDDLKAFVDAAHGYGLSVVLDIVLNHFGPEGNYLPQLAADFFDPERMTPWGNGIAYENDAVRRYITEAPLFWLEEYQLDGLRFDAIDHIADTSSEHLLIEIAERIRRDITDRPIHLTTEDNRNVLFLHPRSEDGGVPLYTAEWNDDFHNAVHVMATGETHAYYADFASQPEQHVARALSEGFAWQGERSERTGEKRGVPSGAQTPVAFVDFIQNHDQVGNRAQGERLITLAGANKTQVLLAALLLSPHIPLLFMGEEYGETHPFLFFTDFHDELARAVREGRKKEFSGDTGHGEEDVPDPNAVTTFTRSKLDWPKMQSEEGKSWLTFTRELLVKRRRFIVPLLKSARGGEGEVVQTAPGFVAVRWRFAAGTLSLAFNIGDTPVVLPDMPGKTVFAWPDASERLNPNAIVVRLAQGETA; encoded by the coding sequence ATGAGTTCAAAATCCTTTATCAAGAGTTGGGGTAGTGAATTTGTGGCCGCTGATGTTGTTCGCTTTCGCGTATGGGCGACGAATCAGGAGCAGGTTTTTGTTCGTATTCATGATGTAAACCATGAGATGACAGCCAGCGGCGACGGATGGTTCGAGGCGCAGATCCCGGGCGTTCATGCGGGTACGCCATATCAGTTTGTACTTGCCGACGGCACGGCGATCCCCGATCCCGCTTCACGCGCGCAGGTACACGATGTCAATGGTCCTTCGCTGGTCGTCAACCCTGACGCCTTTCACTGGCGCAATGCGGACTGGCAGGGGTGTCGCTGGGAGGAGGCGGTATTTTACGAGCTTCATATCGGCACCTTTACTCCGGAAGGAACCTTGCAGGCGGCAATCGCAAAATTACCCTATCTCGCCGAACTGGGTATCACCATCATCGAATTAATGCCCGTTTCGCAGTTTGGCGGCAACCGCGGCTGGGGCTATGACGGAACGCTGCTTTATGCGCCGCATTCGGCCTATGGTTCGCCTGACGATCTGAAAGCGTTTGTTGATGCGGCGCACGGCTACGGCCTGTCGGTGGTGCTGGATATTGTTCTTAACCACTTCGGGCCGGAAGGGAACTATCTGCCGCAGCTGGCCGCCGATTTCTTTGACCCTGAGAGAATGACGCCGTGGGGAAACGGCATCGCATATGAAAACGATGCCGTACGGCGTTACATTACTGAAGCGCCGCTCTTCTGGCTGGAGGAATACCAGCTGGACGGATTACGCTTCGATGCCATTGACCATATTGCCGATACCTCGTCAGAACACCTGTTGATTGAGATTGCCGAACGTATCCGCCGTGATATTACCGACAGGCCAATACACCTCACCACCGAGGACAACCGCAACGTCCTTTTCCTGCACCCGCGCAGTGAGGATGGCGGCGTGCCGCTGTATACGGCGGAGTGGAACGATGATTTTCACAACGCGGTGCACGTTATGGCAACCGGTGAGACACATGCCTATTACGCCGATTTCGCCAGCCAGCCTGAACAACATGTCGCGAGAGCGCTCAGCGAAGGGTTTGCATGGCAGGGAGAACGCTCTGAGCGAACCGGCGAGAAGCGTGGCGTTCCCAGCGGCGCGCAGACGCCGGTTGCATTTGTCGATTTCATCCAGAATCACGATCAAGTCGGCAACCGGGCGCAGGGCGAACGGCTGATTACGCTGGCAGGCGCGAATAAAACGCAGGTGCTGTTGGCCGCGCTGCTGCTTTCGCCGCATATTCCGCTGCTGTTTATGGGCGAAGAGTACGGTGAGACGCATCCGTTCCTGTTCTTTACCGATTTCCATGACGAACTTGCGCGCGCGGTGCGTGAGGGGCGGAAAAAGGAGTTCTCCGGAGACACCGGGCATGGGGAGGAAGATGTCCCGGATCCGAACGCTGTGACAACGTTCACGCGTTCAAAACTCGACTGGCCGAAAATGCAGAGCGAAGAAGGAAAATCCTGGCTGACCTTTACGCGTGAGCTGTTGGTCAAACGGCGTCGCTTCATCGTGCCGCTGCTGAAAAGCGCGCGCGGCGGGGAGGGCGAAGTGGTGCAAACCGCGCCGGGATTTGTCGCCGTTCGCTGGCGCTTCGCTGCGGGAACGCTGTCGCTGGCGTTCAATATCGGCGATACGCCGGTGGTACTGCCCGACATGCCGGGGAAAACGGTTTTTGCCTGGCCTGACGCCAGCGAACGCCTTAATCCCAACGCCATTGTTGTTCGCCTCGCGCAGGGAGAAACCGCATGA